A DNA window from Bdellovibrio sp. BCCA contains the following coding sequences:
- a CDS encoding metalloproteinase domain-containing protein, whose product MRKSLIVLALPFLFAAQAQASAFDSLNDQKLQEQAYTLLENNADSIRMSGDVHDSERLSDILGKIKAYNDEILKRLEEGRDIENLESPISNVDTKCQVQQDEKSADCTLFISYRPMGETGIQFTVLLDAQKNAVDIIRSVLVSRGD is encoded by the coding sequence ATGCGTAAATCTTTGATCGTTTTGGCTCTTCCTTTTTTATTTGCCGCTCAAGCTCAGGCTTCAGCCTTTGACTCTTTGAATGATCAAAAACTTCAAGAGCAGGCTTACACTCTTTTAGAGAACAATGCCGACTCTATTAGAATGTCAGGTGACGTTCACGACAGCGAAAGACTTTCAGACATCTTAGGAAAAATAAAAGCGTACAATGATGAAATTTTAAAACGCCTTGAAGAAGGTCGTGATATCGAAAATCTAGAAAGCCCGATTTCAAATGTTGATACAAAATGCCAAGTTCAACAGGACGAAAAATCAGCGGACTGCACACTGTTTATTTCTTACCGCCCTATGGGAGAAACAGGCATTCAGTTCACAGTGCTTTTAGATGCGCAAAAGAACGCCGTAGATATTATCCGCAGCGTCCTTGTTTCACGTGGTGACTAG
- a CDS encoding GNAT family N-acetyltransferase has protein sequence MRSEFEVYNDKNDTYYSFRPLSFEKDFAIYSKWMNQPYIAQWWGLNKSREDLAKKLLSELEDAHQELYIGMIDGKPVSYWEKYWLKEDVLSQYIKTEPYDQGLHFLIGETDYLGRTHTSASIAAFTKMVFEDPRTQNLIGEPDVRNVKVLRYAKDNCFEKREVVVLPERTSVITVCQREKFFEKFSRQIGQLYKTTSSIFQPQEMHLGTGL, from the coding sequence ATGCGCAGTGAGTTTGAAGTCTATAACGACAAAAACGATACCTATTATTCCTTCCGACCTTTGTCTTTTGAAAAAGACTTTGCGATTTATTCTAAATGGATGAATCAGCCATATATTGCGCAGTGGTGGGGGCTTAATAAATCTCGCGAGGATTTAGCAAAGAAGCTTCTTTCTGAACTCGAAGATGCTCATCAGGAACTTTACATTGGTATGATCGATGGAAAGCCCGTGAGTTACTGGGAGAAATATTGGCTTAAAGAGGATGTTTTAAGTCAGTACATCAAAACCGAGCCTTACGATCAGGGTTTGCATTTCTTAATTGGCGAAACAGATTATCTGGGGCGCACTCACACGTCGGCTTCGATTGCGGCTTTCACAAAAATGGTTTTTGAAGATCCGCGCACGCAAAATCTGATCGGCGAACCCGACGTTCGTAATGTTAAAGTTCTACGTTATGCCAAAGACAATTGCTTTGAAAAACGCGAAGTTGTCGTGCTTCCTGAAAGAACATCTGTGATCACGGTCTGTCAGCGCGAGAAGTTTTTTGAGAAGTTTTCTAGGCAAATCGGTCAACTGTATAAAACGACCTCTTCCATTTTCCAGCCTCAAGAAATGCATCTAGGAACTGGTCTATAA
- a CDS encoding KH domain-containing protein has protein sequence MNDMEAYKYEERKEKGSDIDQEAYREEIRLLVEHIVRLLVDQPETVTVTTYVGPKTTVYRVNCAKENLGQVIGTQGKTIMGLRAVVHAMTARTGIRSIVEIPV, from the coding sequence ATGAATGATATGGAAGCCTACAAATATGAAGAACGTAAAGAGAAAGGCTCTGACATAGATCAAGAGGCTTACCGTGAAGAGATTCGTCTATTGGTGGAGCACATCGTTCGCTTGCTTGTCGATCAACCGGAAACTGTGACTGTGACAACCTATGTGGGTCCAAAAACCACGGTTTATCGTGTGAATTGCGCTAAAGAAAACCTTGGGCAAGTCATTGGAACCCAAGGAAAAACAATCATGGGATTGCGGGCCGTTGTGCATGCGATGACAGCCCGCACTGGGATAAGATCGATTGTGGAGATTCCTGTTTAA
- a CDS encoding FMN-binding negative transcriptional regulator has translation MYIPKYSQVQDLKLIKSFIEDYSFGTLINTSSEGVTANHYPFLVDQEGEKLVFWTHLALGNPQWKQLSQSLKATVVFTGPHAYVSPVYYKDPLNVPTWNYTAVHASCDCEVIKDATTVQGLMNRLVNHYEAKNGTNWNYDLPQDFHEGLLKAIVWIKLSATSVDAKFKLSQNRDKDDYQGVIEEFSKRTSENDRELLKYMKLTTPEKFK, from the coding sequence ATGTACATTCCGAAATATTCCCAAGTACAAGATCTTAAACTGATTAAGTCTTTCATCGAAGACTACAGCTTTGGCACTTTAATCAATACGTCCTCCGAGGGCGTGACTGCAAACCACTATCCTTTTCTTGTCGATCAAGAAGGGGAGAAGCTGGTGTTCTGGACTCACCTGGCTTTGGGAAATCCTCAGTGGAAACAGCTCTCTCAAAGTTTAAAAGCCACAGTGGTTTTTACGGGGCCTCATGCTTATGTTTCACCGGTTTATTATAAAGATCCATTGAATGTTCCTACTTGGAACTATACGGCCGTTCATGCGTCTTGTGATTGCGAAGTAATTAAAGATGCAACGACAGTCCAAGGGCTGATGAATCGTTTGGTGAATCATTATGAAGCCAAAAATGGCACGAACTGGAATTACGATTTGCCGCAAGATTTTCATGAAGGTCTTTTAAAAGCCATTGTTTGGATCAAATTAAGCGCAACTTCAGTGGACGCTAAATTCAAGCTCAGTCAAAACCGCGATAAGGATGACTATCAGGGTGTCATTGAGGAGTTTTCAAAGCGCACATCAGAAAATGACCGTGAGCTTTTGAAATACATGAAGCTCACAACTCCAGAAAAGTTTAAATAA
- a CDS encoding alpha/beta hydrolase codes for MKIFSCILLLLCVSVSSGANEPDEVSQDEVSIERQKYTCGTEKLQGVKFNFCYRNQEATNNNDIVYFFHGLNGSEDTWFTQCLGTLMIQRWWQFKGYKPRIVGISFGPSWLLVNNKRFPILPLFAKGIIPLMEKKMGGLNGGRRHIIGQSMGGFNGAEIALQYPEMFSRVALLCPAITAVGPYSSNQEIDNYIYRTHAIPKLVRKMLSISRSIFLNQKDWENHDPIRLLKNFKGKKKPKFYVSIGLWDSYGFQEGAEEFSALASAMDFFSSWVPVPGPHCNFNRRATANFIMGD; via the coding sequence ATGAAGATCTTTTCATGTATTCTGCTCCTTCTGTGCGTTTCAGTGTCTTCCGGAGCAAATGAACCTGACGAAGTATCTCAAGATGAAGTTTCAATAGAGCGGCAAAAATACACTTGCGGGACCGAAAAACTGCAAGGTGTGAAATTTAATTTTTGCTATCGCAATCAAGAAGCCACCAATAACAACGACATTGTCTATTTCTTCCATGGGCTGAATGGTTCGGAAGACACCTGGTTTACACAATGTCTGGGGACTTTGATGATTCAACGGTGGTGGCAGTTTAAAGGCTATAAGCCGCGGATCGTGGGAATTTCTTTTGGACCGTCTTGGCTTTTGGTGAACAACAAACGTTTTCCGATTCTGCCACTTTTCGCAAAAGGCATTATCCCATTAATGGAAAAGAAAATGGGCGGACTGAATGGCGGGCGCCGGCACATCATCGGTCAATCCATGGGTGGATTTAATGGAGCTGAAATCGCTCTGCAATATCCAGAGATGTTTTCTCGCGTGGCTTTGCTTTGTCCTGCGATCACGGCCGTGGGGCCATACTCTTCAAACCAAGAGATAGATAATTATATCTATCGCACGCATGCGATTCCGAAACTTGTGCGCAAAATGCTTTCGATTTCTCGATCCATTTTTCTTAATCAAAAAGATTGGGAGAATCACGACCCCATCCGACTTCTGAAAAACTTTAAAGGAAAAAAGAAGCCTAAATTTTATGTCTCTATTGGGCTTTGGGACAGCTATGGATTTCAAGAAGGCGCTGAAGAGTTCTCAGCCTTGGCCAGTGCCATGGATTTCTTTTCAAGTTGGGTTCCCGTTCCAGGACCGCATTGCAATTTCAACCGCCGAGCCACAGCTAATTTCATCATGGGAGATTAA
- a CDS encoding RDD family protein encodes MYIDKQNDKITPQRAPQKREAPVPLRGPAIRRRRPEPAPSKINNLFRDRKGLQFERTGFHSGPSARRKGYKLALWSWLASFIDALILVSASCVFLLAFSMIVKTSFGALLGGFKHSQHQLIFFAEVFFVCGWLYMIAIRSFMGSTIGEWACDLRLGQPHERLQSGYILKVALRSTLILLTGVITLPILSLALGRDLPGIFSGLRLFSLK; translated from the coding sequence ATGTATATCGATAAACAAAACGATAAAATCACTCCACAGCGGGCTCCTCAAAAAAGAGAAGCCCCTGTGCCGTTAAGGGGCCCGGCGATCCGTCGTCGTCGTCCAGAACCTGCGCCTTCTAAAATCAATAACCTTTTTAGAGATCGCAAAGGTTTGCAGTTTGAAAGGACAGGATTTCACAGCGGGCCTTCTGCGCGTCGCAAAGGTTATAAATTGGCTTTGTGGTCGTGGCTGGCTTCTTTTATTGATGCCTTGATTTTAGTTTCGGCGAGCTGTGTTTTCCTTCTGGCGTTTTCAATGATTGTGAAAACATCATTTGGTGCGCTTTTAGGAGGCTTTAAACACAGTCAGCATCAGTTGATTTTCTTTGCTGAAGTTTTCTTTGTCTGTGGATGGCTTTACATGATCGCCATTCGCAGCTTTATGGGTTCAACCATCGGCGAATGGGCTTGTGATCTGCGCTTGGGGCAACCCCATGAACGCCTGCAATCCGGTTACATTCTTAAAGTGGCTTTGCGTAGCACCTTGATTTTATTAACAGGTGTTATCACTCTGCCAATTCTTTCTTTGGCGTTGGGAAGAGACCTTCCAGGAATTTTCTCAGGTCTACGTCTTTTTTCTTTGAAGTAA
- a CDS encoding M28 family peptidase has product MKKVKVLLTVSCIFPLISSLTSCQFKEAKPTKSPSETPVSSGAFSSEKNALVGEARQLTFIGPKSGEGYFSPDGKKMIFQSEREPGNPFYQMFVIDLVTGESTRVSPGIGKTTCGWIHPSMKKVLYSSTHLDPETKKKTAEEYENRKKAVKARYSWSFDENYDIFSSDLHGKNIQRLTKEKGYDAEGSYSPDGQWIAFASNRAGYTEKLEGEDKKFFEQDPSYMMDIYIMKADGTQVKRLTTSKGYDGGPFFSADGKKITWRRFSPNGATAEIYTMNVDGSDQKQITQLKSMSWAPFFHPSGDYIIFGSSVLGYSNFELFIVDAKGTKAPVRVTFDDGFDGLPVFTPDGNSLSWTHRNEKGESQIMIAKWDDVLARKLLDLPAQDPAAGSLSPEIKVDDVKKWVYYLASSEFQGRGTGSGEEKIYTEKLAQLLKSWGLEGAGPNGSFFQTFEFTSGVELGPQNSLEVVGSYQKKYEVSKDFEPISFSKTGEFREAPIVFAGYGIKAPASDKETEYNSYKGLDVKGKWVLVLNDLPADVSSQRRHYLNLYSRLQHKVTVARNEGAIGILVANGVESGLPEKFGQIKFEGSLSESTLAVIRLSTNAATDLVKYAGHNLGALQKKLDRGEILEGITIPSAYLKAKVDLHFKKSQGTNVLAKLAVKGATSSVMIGAHGDHLGHGQFGSSLARGAEMGRSHFGADDNASGVSGVMELAHYYADLQKNSPHKLQKDLYFAVWSGEELGNLGSSHFTKNMVKHNISSYINMDMIGRLNGRVFVQGLGSGDTWSQLAEEVGIRTAVPMIVQEDPYLPTDSMSFYMAGVPTANFFTGSHGEYHTPRDTADLVNYEGVVKVLKAVRGFTDLLSDSKVPMVKYVKVASSQNKLEGRTFRVYLGTIPDYSQEGVKGVRVTGASKESPAEKAGIKEKDIIVEFDGTKIENLYDYVYTLQSVKPNKETVMKVLRDGKVIDLKITPKLKE; this is encoded by the coding sequence ATGAAAAAAGTGAAAGTTCTTCTTACAGTTAGCTGCATTTTCCCTCTTATTTCTTCGTTAACTTCCTGTCAATTTAAGGAAGCCAAGCCCACAAAATCTCCCTCTGAGACTCCGGTTTCCTCTGGTGCTTTCTCGAGCGAAAAGAACGCTCTTGTGGGAGAAGCCCGCCAACTGACTTTCATAGGTCCAAAGTCGGGTGAGGGGTATTTCAGTCCAGACGGTAAGAAGATGATTTTCCAAAGCGAACGCGAACCAGGAAATCCCTTCTATCAGATGTTCGTGATCGATCTAGTGACGGGTGAAAGCACGCGCGTTTCTCCAGGCATAGGAAAAACAACGTGTGGCTGGATTCATCCATCGATGAAGAAGGTTCTTTATTCTTCAACACACTTAGACCCAGAAACAAAAAAGAAAACAGCCGAAGAATACGAAAACCGCAAGAAGGCTGTGAAGGCTCGCTACTCTTGGAGCTTTGATGAGAACTACGATATTTTCTCTTCCGACCTGCATGGTAAAAATATTCAGCGCCTAACCAAAGAAAAAGGTTACGATGCCGAAGGTTCCTACTCTCCCGATGGTCAATGGATTGCCTTTGCTTCAAATCGTGCGGGCTACACAGAAAAATTAGAAGGCGAAGATAAGAAATTCTTTGAACAAGATCCTTCGTACATGATGGATATCTACATCATGAAGGCTGACGGCACTCAAGTAAAACGCCTGACGACTTCAAAAGGTTATGATGGCGGTCCGTTCTTTAGCGCTGACGGCAAGAAAATCACATGGCGTCGTTTCTCACCAAATGGCGCGACGGCAGAAATCTACACGATGAACGTGGATGGCTCAGACCAAAAACAAATCACGCAATTAAAATCCATGTCTTGGGCGCCGTTCTTTCATCCGTCAGGTGATTATATCATCTTTGGGTCCAGTGTTCTTGGTTACTCCAACTTTGAACTTTTCATTGTGGACGCCAAAGGCACAAAGGCGCCAGTACGTGTGACATTTGATGATGGCTTTGATGGTCTTCCGGTATTCACGCCCGATGGCAACAGCCTTTCGTGGACTCACCGAAATGAAAAAGGCGAATCACAAATCATGATCGCAAAGTGGGACGATGTCTTAGCCAGAAAACTTCTAGATCTTCCTGCACAAGATCCGGCTGCGGGTTCTTTATCTCCAGAAATTAAAGTGGATGACGTAAAGAAATGGGTTTACTATTTGGCCTCTTCTGAATTCCAAGGACGTGGCACGGGTTCAGGTGAAGAAAAGATTTATACAGAAAAGCTCGCACAACTCCTTAAATCTTGGGGGCTTGAAGGGGCGGGTCCTAATGGCTCTTTCTTTCAGACCTTCGAATTCACTTCAGGTGTGGAGCTAGGACCTCAGAATTCACTTGAAGTCGTTGGTTCTTATCAAAAGAAATACGAAGTTTCTAAAGACTTCGAGCCGATTTCATTCTCAAAAACGGGTGAGTTTAGAGAGGCTCCAATCGTGTTTGCAGGTTATGGAATCAAAGCTCCGGCAAGCGACAAAGAGACTGAATACAATTCCTACAAAGGTCTTGATGTTAAAGGCAAATGGGTTTTGGTTCTCAATGACCTTCCTGCAGACGTTTCATCTCAACGCCGTCATTATTTAAATTTGTATTCTCGTCTGCAACATAAGGTGACTGTCGCAAGAAATGAAGGCGCGATTGGGATTCTTGTCGCAAATGGAGTTGAAAGCGGTCTGCCAGAGAAATTTGGACAGATTAAGTTTGAAGGTTCACTTTCAGAAAGCACATTGGCAGTAATCCGCCTTTCGACAAATGCAGCCACAGACCTTGTGAAATACGCGGGTCACAATCTAGGGGCTCTACAAAAGAAACTCGACCGCGGAGAAATTCTTGAAGGCATCACAATTCCTTCAGCGTATCTGAAGGCCAAAGTCGATTTGCATTTTAAAAAATCTCAAGGCACGAATGTCTTGGCGAAGCTTGCTGTGAAAGGCGCGACTTCATCTGTGATGATTGGCGCCCATGGCGACCACTTAGGTCACGGACAATTTGGAAGCAGCCTTGCTCGCGGCGCTGAAATGGGTCGCTCGCACTTTGGTGCTGACGACAATGCTTCAGGTGTCTCTGGCGTGATGGAGCTTGCTCACTATTATGCAGATCTACAAAAGAATTCTCCCCACAAATTGCAAAAGGATCTGTACTTCGCTGTGTGGTCTGGTGAAGAGCTTGGCAACCTGGGTTCATCTCATTTCACTAAAAATATGGTGAAACATAATATCTCGTCTTACATCAACATGGACATGATCGGTCGCCTCAACGGCCGAGTCTTCGTTCAAGGATTGGGTTCTGGAGACACATGGTCGCAGTTAGCCGAAGAAGTGGGAATTCGCACAGCAGTTCCGATGATCGTGCAAGAAGATCCTTATTTGCCAACAGACTCTATGTCGTTCTATATGGCGGGCGTTCCTACGGCGAATTTCTTTACGGGCTCTCATGGTGAATATCACACGCCTCGCGATACAGCCGATCTTGTCAACTATGAAGGGGTTGTTAAAGTTCTTAAGGCAGTTCGGGGCTTCACGGATCTTTTAAGCGATTCTAAAGTGCCTATGGTGAAGTACGTGAAAGTCGCTAGCTCACAAAACAAACTCGAAGGCCGCACATTCCGTGTGTACTTGGGAACTATTCCTGATTATTCGCAAGAAGGTGTGAAAGGTGTTCGCGTAACGGGAGCATCAAAAGAAAGTCCGGCTGAAAAAGCCGGCATTAAAGAAAAAGATATTATCGTTGAGTTTGACGGAACTAAGATCGAAAACCTTTACGATTACGTTTACACTCTTCAATCGGTGAAACCTAACAAGGAAACCGTGATGAAGGTGCTTCGTGACGGCAAAGTGATCGATCTTAAGATCACGCCTAAGCTTAAAGAATAA
- a CDS encoding RNA methyltransferase, giving the protein MLSAGPAYLRDRLDFSLENGRLGLYHKARREIVDLETCAQLSPTLQEWLTEFRKIQWPFTKGSIRLRVGPEGQRGVWLDFANVDIKTLLDEKNILRELQEKAFVEIGQRRKVPVWNGQEYKLRDPELNVWFQTWMKDRPVDLYCQVASFTQPSLRANKIICDVINTWIESFPKARLIEFGSGIGNLTLPALAAAEHLTACEIDELSLEGLQTTLENLPPSLQSLREKIEIHRGDFQKKLTKDFSEFDGVLANPPRSGLMGFLNPLEELSVEQRPPFFIYMSCFPESMVKDLERLQKCGYTIEECFIVDQFPQTAHYEVLTLLQRKKT; this is encoded by the coding sequence GTGCTCTCTGCAGGGCCCGCTTATTTGCGTGACCGCTTGGATTTCAGCCTCGAAAACGGCCGCCTCGGTCTTTACCACAAAGCCCGTCGCGAGATCGTGGACCTTGAAACTTGTGCACAACTTTCACCGACCTTACAGGAATGGCTCACAGAGTTTCGTAAAATCCAATGGCCTTTTACGAAAGGCTCCATCCGTTTGAGAGTCGGCCCTGAAGGACAAAGGGGTGTCTGGCTTGATTTCGCCAATGTCGATATTAAAACGTTGCTCGACGAGAAAAATATTCTGAGAGAACTTCAAGAAAAAGCCTTTGTTGAAATCGGACAACGTCGCAAGGTTCCCGTGTGGAATGGACAAGAGTACAAACTTCGCGATCCGGAATTAAACGTGTGGTTTCAGACATGGATGAAAGATCGCCCTGTAGATCTTTACTGTCAGGTTGCAAGCTTCACGCAGCCAAGTCTTCGCGCAAATAAGATTATTTGTGATGTGATCAACACATGGATTGAGTCTTTTCCAAAAGCGCGCCTCATTGAGTTCGGTTCTGGCATTGGAAATCTCACGCTACCAGCCTTGGCTGCGGCTGAACATCTGACAGCGTGTGAGATTGATGAATTGTCACTCGAAGGTTTACAAACAACTTTAGAAAACCTTCCACCAAGTCTGCAATCTTTGCGCGAGAAAATCGAAATTCATCGGGGAGATTTTCAGAAAAAACTAACAAAAGATTTTTCTGAGTTTGACGGTGTTTTAGCAAATCCTCCCCGTTCAGGTCTTATGGGATTTTTAAATCCTCTGGAAGAATTATCAGTGGAACAACGTCCGCCGTTTTTTATCTATATGTCATGCTTTCCCGAATCGATGGTGAAGGATTTAGAGCGCTTACAGAAATGCGGATACACAATCGAAGAATGTTTCATCGTCGATCAGTTTCCGCAAACAGCGCACTATGAAGTTTTAACTTTACTTCAAAGAAAAAAGACGTAG